In Chloracidobacterium sp., one genomic interval encodes:
- a CDS encoding ABC transporter permease, whose product MLELVLANLKVRPIRTAISVVGVAIGVILVVLFTGLARGMTDDMSRRASNWKAEIVFAKSGGMETTSSNMNVSTAYADKLQAVAGVASVVPVGRYIASNAKGRWGLQQIDGVPWDQFAAMNGLYLTEGRAPVADDEVVLDERQIREDNVRLGGTIDIFGAKHYKVVGIFAPPSGARIKMSLTALQDALESPGKCTYILVKVKDGADPAAVAAAINAALPGNKVNLTNDLIIDAQQRIPGLNTFLNVLVALGAFVSTVFVLLSMYTTITERRKEIGILKSLGASHSFIIRTIEGEAFAIGLMGIIVGFITAWAASEVIGRGFDLAFKFEFKWILWAIFIAVGGSLIGALYPAWRASSIDPVEVMANE is encoded by the coding sequence ATGCTTGAGCTTGTCCTCGCAAATTTGAAAGTACGCCCGATACGCACGGCGATAAGCGTAGTAGGTGTGGCGATAGGCGTGATACTTGTGGTTCTTTTCACCGGGCTTGCCCGAGGGATGACCGATGATATGTCGCGGCGTGCCTCGAACTGGAAGGCAGAGATCGTGTTCGCTAAGTCGGGCGGAATGGAGACGACGAGCTCCAATATGAATGTCAGCACAGCCTACGCGGACAAGCTGCAGGCCGTCGCGGGAGTGGCGAGTGTCGTTCCGGTCGGCCGCTACATCGCATCGAACGCGAAGGGACGCTGGGGACTTCAGCAGATAGACGGCGTACCTTGGGATCAGTTCGCGGCGATGAACGGCTTGTACCTGACAGAGGGCCGCGCACCGGTTGCGGACGACGAAGTGGTGCTCGACGAACGCCAGATACGCGAGGACAATGTGCGCTTAGGCGGCACGATCGACATCTTTGGCGCGAAGCATTATAAAGTGGTCGGCATATTTGCTCCGCCGTCCGGTGCTCGTATCAAGATGTCGCTCACAGCACTGCAGGACGCCCTCGAATCTCCGGGCAAATGCACCTATATCCTTGTAAAGGTCAAGGACGGGGCCGATCCTGCCGCGGTAGCAGCCGCGATAAACGCCGCGCTTCCGGGCAACAAGGTCAATCTTACAAACGATCTCATCATAGACGCTCAGCAGCGCATACCGGGCCTGAACACATTCCTCAACGTCCTTGTCGCTCTCGGTGCATTTGTTTCGACGGTCTTCGTACTTCTGTCTATGTACACGACGATCACCGAGCGGCGAAAAGAGATCGGCATCCTGAAGTCGCTGGGTGCATCCCACTCATTCATCATCCGCACCATCGAGGGCGAGGCCTTTGCCATCGGGCTGATGGGCATAATCGTAGGGTTCATAACTGCCTGGGCCGCATCGGAGGTCATCGGCAGAGGCTTTGATCTTGCGTTCAAGTTCGAGTTCAAATGGATCCTGTGGGCGATCTTCATTGCGGTCGGCGGGAGCCTTATCGGAGCCTTGTATCCCGCCTGGCGTGCCTCTTCGATAGACCCTGTCGAGGTAATGGCGAACGAATAA
- a CDS encoding lysine--tRNA ligase, producing MNIPTFDDIIEHNSQTEARLASLAAITELVGNGYPNKFARTALTGGEDTITAVRRFAPVADAERWLTDIKKDLAEGERPPAEFKDALNEELRSLGTLRIAGRMTTPTRGNFVHLTDGLSKLQIYCAKKGGVSLIKNDGSDTLDEDKGWELWQLLDHGDVIGVEGYLFATNTGEVSVHIEKLQFLAKALLPMPDKMHGLADAELRRRYRYADLIGSSLQVEHESLTTREVFERRAKLITRMRAFLDEHGYVEVETPMLSPKPTGAAAKPFETHHNALDIPLFARIAPELYLKRLVVGGFEKVYELNRNFRNEGLSQKHNPEFTMLEFYCAYMNVDGMMDFCEALIRDAVMQANGGNLIVSYGGTPIDFGGFRRIRMADAVSAVTGRDASALSDSDLMGAFDTEVEHKLIEPTFIIDYPKSVSPLSKASPLRPNIAERFELFINGMEVANGFSELNDPQEQYARFVDQMAERERGDDEAMVMDDDYVRALAYGMPPAAGIGIGIDRLVMLLTDKHSIRDVILFPHMRPKNSPAEDAE from the coding sequence ATGAACATTCCTACTTTTGACGACATTATTGAGCACAATTCGCAGACCGAGGCGCGGCTCGCGTCGCTTGCCGCCATAACGGAGCTTGTCGGCAACGGCTATCCGAACAAATTCGCCCGCACGGCGCTGACGGGCGGTGAGGATACGATAACTGCGGTCAGGCGGTTCGCGCCTGTAGCTGACGCGGAGCGGTGGCTTACCGACATAAAAAAGGATCTTGCCGAGGGCGAACGCCCGCCTGCCGAGTTCAAAGACGCGTTGAATGAGGAGCTTCGCTCGCTCGGCACGCTGCGGATCGCAGGCCGCATGACGACGCCGACACGCGGCAATTTCGTTCACTTGACCGACGGCTTGTCAAAACTGCAGATCTACTGTGCGAAGAAGGGCGGCGTGTCGCTGATAAAGAATGACGGCTCGGACACGCTTGACGAGGACAAGGGCTGGGAGCTTTGGCAGTTATTGGATCACGGCGATGTGATCGGCGTAGAAGGCTATTTATTCGCGACGAACACCGGCGAGGTGTCTGTACATATCGAAAAGCTGCAGTTCCTTGCAAAGGCTCTGCTGCCGATGCCTGACAAGATGCACGGGCTTGCCGACGCGGAGCTGCGGCGGCGTTACAGGTACGCAGACCTCATCGGATCGTCGCTGCAGGTCGAGCACGAGAGTCTGACGACCCGCGAGGTGTTCGAGCGGCGAGCAAAGCTGATAACGCGGATGCGTGCCTTCCTGGATGAGCACGGCTACGTCGAGGTCGAGACGCCCATGCTAAGCCCGAAACCCACCGGCGCGGCGGCAAAGCCCTTTGAGACGCATCACAACGCCCTCGACATTCCGCTGTTCGCCCGCATCGCACCGGAACTTTACTTAAAGCGGCTGGTCGTCGGCGGTTTTGAGAAGGTTTACGAGCTTAACCGCAACTTCCGCAACGAAGGCTTGTCGCAAAAGCACAATCCCGAGTTCACGATGCTCGAGTTCTATTGTGCGTATATGAACGTTGACGGGATGATGGACTTTTGCGAGGCGCTGATAAGGGACGCGGTTATGCAGGCGAACGGCGGCAACCTGATCGTCAGCTACGGCGGTACGCCGATAGATTTCGGCGGCTTCCGGCGGATTCGGATGGCCGACGCCGTGTCTGCGGTGACAGGGCGTGATGCCTCGGCGCTGAGCGACAGCGATCTGATGGGCGCTTTCGATACTGAAGTGGAACACAAGCTTATCGAGCCGACCTTTATCATTGATTATCCGAAGTCCGTGTCGCCGCTCTCGAAGGCGTCGCCTCTGCGGCCGAACATCGCAGAACGCTTCGAACTCTTCATAAACGGTATGGAGGTCGCCAACGGCTTTAGCGAACTCAACGACCCGCAGGAGCAGTACGCCAGATTTGTCGATCAAATGGCCGAACGTGAACGCGGGGATGACGAAGCTATGGTCATGGACGATGACTATGTTCGGGCACTCGCCTACGGTATGCCGCCTGCCGCCGGAATAGGCATCGGCATCGACCGGCTTGTTATGCTTCTCACCGATAAACACTCGATACGCGACGTTATTCTTTTCCCGCATATGCGGCCGAAGAATTCGCCTGCCGAAGATGCCGAATGA
- the mfd gene encoding transcription-repair coupling factor, protein MGTQLDHLISRVNSGTRIVSLAGLTSTASKAFVLSRLHAATRKRFAVVAPSNAELAEWAADLLFWGVPALPLPSFDADPYSGSSPHARTQEQRAVALWQLQGNEVPAVVMSARSLVQRTVSPDEAARLGIEAGRDQELPPDRLVKHLIAVGYVREDPVVSPGQFSVRGGIIDVWSPDADIPLRLEFFGDHLDSIRSFNPETQLTIAHLTACRIAPMRELAAAPQDLKDWAFFAKERFRDERFRRYLKDRTDLAAEGEAFSGWEFVLPLSSPLRGSTFAHLGDMLLILDEPSAIENTLSNLYDDLQNEYHASDEAGDIVLEPAELLLTIDELRTELNVRRAVELRALGRTAADTDQGFAIDAAIDTGPAKTASAPLFLFPATQETAEIELRSRSTRKFHGDVAAFAAEFDREARIVVSTTGMAERLAEMLREYNVPVAAGTVEVGSLSAGFEMPDERLAIYSESDIFGEDRADERRSGPAAKRQRSRLGAFISDFRDLKPGDYVVHVDHGIGRFDGLKTIDRQGAGREFMLLVYADDAKLFVPVERMDLVSRYSSGEATQPSLDRLGGLGWQKTKAKAKRAMRDMADELLKLYAERKLVKGFAFLPDSPWQHEFEDAFPYELTPDQDTAIADVKSDMEAATPMDRLIIGDVGYGKTEVAMRAAFKAVMNGKQAAVLAPTTVLAYQHFETFKKRFAAFPAKVELLSRFRSTKEQKAVADAAGKGEVDVLIGTHRLLSNDVKLANLGLVIVDEEQRFGVAHKEKLKQWKKKVDVLTLSATPIPRTLNMSLLGMRDMSVIETPPRDRLAINTQVVQFSESVIRSAIELELSRSGQIFFIHNRVESIEPLAVLIKKIVPAARIAIGHGQMNEKEMERVMLDFIDYKYDVLVATTIIENGIDIPRANTIIINRADNYGLSQLYQLRGRVGRSNRRAYAYLLIPSELELTPIARRRLSAIREFSDLGAGFRLAALDLELRGAGNILGGQQSGHLDALGFDLYTKMLERTIAEIRGEDIADEIGVSINVGVDVSIPAEYVNDASQRLRMYKRIASADGDEALRQIHLEVEDRYGRLPRSVEDLFEYARLRKLGETLGIVSIDRSGSQIAMKLGEASRVKPDELMRFLDGTQGALFSPNGILRVPIEAGGSAITIAIDALLSVSGRSSGY, encoded by the coding sequence GTGGGAACTCAACTCGATCATCTGATAAGCCGTGTGAACTCCGGCACACGCATCGTAAGCCTCGCCGGGCTTACCTCGACCGCGTCAAAGGCCTTCGTACTCTCGCGCCTGCACGCCGCAACACGCAAACGCTTCGCCGTTGTTGCACCAAGCAACGCCGAACTGGCCGAATGGGCAGCCGACCTCCTCTTCTGGGGCGTTCCCGCACTGCCGCTTCCCTCATTTGACGCCGACCCTTACTCCGGCAGTTCGCCGCACGCCCGTACACAAGAGCAGCGCGCCGTCGCACTTTGGCAGCTTCAGGGAAACGAGGTTCCGGCGGTCGTTATGTCAGCACGCTCACTCGTACAGCGTACCGTAAGCCCCGACGAAGCCGCACGCCTCGGCATCGAAGCCGGGCGCGATCAGGAACTGCCTCCCGACCGGCTTGTCAAACATCTCATCGCGGTCGGCTACGTTCGCGAAGACCCCGTCGTAAGCCCCGGCCAGTTCAGCGTAAGAGGCGGAATTATCGACGTGTGGTCGCCCGATGCCGACATACCTCTGCGGCTGGAATTCTTTGGCGACCACCTTGACTCCATACGTTCGTTCAACCCTGAAACACAACTGACCATTGCCCACCTGACGGCCTGCCGCATCGCCCCGATGCGCGAACTCGCCGCCGCACCGCAAGACCTTAAGGACTGGGCCTTTTTTGCTAAGGAACGCTTTCGCGACGAGCGCTTCCGCCGCTATCTCAAGGATCGTACGGACCTCGCCGCCGAAGGTGAGGCCTTTTCCGGATGGGAATTCGTCCTGCCCCTGTCATCGCCGCTTCGCGGCAGCACATTCGCACATCTCGGCGATATGCTGCTGATCCTTGACGAGCCGTCAGCTATCGAAAATACACTGTCAAACCTTTACGACGACCTGCAAAATGAATATCACGCCTCGGACGAGGCCGGCGATATCGTGCTCGAACCCGCCGAATTGCTGCTCACCATCGACGAACTGCGGACCGAACTCAACGTACGCAGGGCGGTAGAACTTCGCGCCTTGGGGCGAACCGCCGCTGATACGGATCAGGGCTTCGCCATTGATGCCGCTATCGACACCGGCCCGGCAAAGACGGCATCCGCACCGCTCTTCCTCTTTCCCGCCACGCAGGAAACCGCGGAGATCGAGCTGCGTTCGCGCTCGACCCGCAAGTTTCACGGCGATGTCGCCGCGTTCGCTGCGGAATTCGATCGAGAGGCCCGGATCGTCGTCTCGACCACGGGAATGGCCGAGCGGCTTGCCGAAATGCTCCGCGAATATAATGTCCCAGTCGCCGCAGGCACGGTCGAGGTCGGTTCATTGTCGGCGGGCTTTGAAATGCCCGATGAACGCCTCGCGATCTATTCAGAAAGCGACATCTTCGGCGAAGATCGTGCCGACGAACGCCGCTCCGGCCCCGCGGCAAAACGCCAACGCTCGCGCCTCGGTGCTTTCATTTCCGATTTTCGCGACCTGAAACCGGGCGACTATGTCGTTCATGTCGATCACGGCATCGGCAGGTTCGACGGACTCAAAACGATAGACCGGCAGGGCGCGGGCCGCGAGTTCATGCTGCTCGTCTATGCCGATGACGCAAAGCTATTTGTCCCCGTCGAACGCATGGATCTCGTCTCGCGGTACTCATCGGGCGAGGCGACGCAGCCGTCGCTCGATCGGCTCGGCGGGCTTGGCTGGCAAAAGACAAAAGCAAAGGCGAAACGTGCGATGCGTGACATGGCGGATGAACTTCTTAAGCTCTACGCCGAACGCAAACTCGTCAAGGGCTTCGCATTCCTGCCCGACAGTCCGTGGCAGCACGAATTCGAAGACGCCTTTCCCTATGAACTAACGCCCGATCAGGACACTGCCATCGCCGACGTTAAGAGCGATATGGAAGCAGCCACGCCCATGGATCGGCTCATCATCGGCGATGTCGGCTACGGCAAGACCGAGGTCGCGATGCGTGCCGCGTTCAAGGCCGTGATGAACGGCAAGCAAGCCGCCGTGCTTGCGCCGACGACCGTGCTGGCTTACCAGCATTTCGAGACCTTCAAGAAGCGCTTTGCGGCCTTTCCGGCAAAGGTCGAACTGCTGTCGCGTTTCCGCAGTACAAAAGAGCAAAAGGCCGTTGCAGATGCGGCCGGCAAAGGCGAGGTCGATGTTCTTATCGGCACGCACAGGCTTCTCTCCAATGATGTTAAGCTGGCGAACCTCGGCCTTGTCATCGTTGACGAGGAACAGCGTTTCGGCGTCGCTCATAAAGAGAAACTTAAGCAGTGGAAAAAAAAAGTTGACGTGCTGACACTCTCTGCAACACCGATACCGAGGACGCTGAATATGTCGCTGCTCGGTATGCGCGATATGTCGGTGATCGAAACACCGCCGCGTGACCGCCTTGCGATCAACACGCAGGTCGTCCAGTTCTCCGAGAGCGTGATACGCTCAGCCATAGAACTGGAACTGTCACGCAGCGGCCAGATCTTCTTCATCCACAACCGCGTTGAATCCATCGAACCGCTTGCCGTCCTTATCAAGAAGATCGTGCCTGCCGCTCGCATCGCTATCGGCCACGGACAAATGAACGAAAAGGAAATGGAGCGGGTGATGCTCGATTTCATCGACTATAAATATGACGTGCTGGTCGCGACGACGATAATCGAGAACGGCATCGACATTCCGCGCGCCAATACCATCATCATAAATCGCGCCGATAACTACGGCTTGTCACAGCTTTATCAGCTGCGCGGCCGCGTCGGGCGATCCAACCGACGGGCGTATGCATACCTATTGATACCGAGCGAATTGGAACTCACGCCGATAGCTCGGCGGCGTTTGTCGGCGATCCGGGAATTCTCTGACCTCGGCGCGGGTTTCCGCCTTGCCGCCCTGGACCTCGAACTGCGCGGCGCGGGCAACATCCTCGGCGGCCAGCAATCCGGCCACCTCGATGCTCTCGGCTTTGACCTTTATACAAAGATGCTCGAACGCACCATCGCCGAAATCCGCGGCGAAGACATTGCTGACGAGATCGGCGTATCGATCAACGTCGGCGTCGATGTTTCGATCCCTGCCGAATATGTGAACGACGCGAGCCAAAGGCTGCGTATGTATAAGCGAATTGCCTCCGCCGATGGTGACGAGGCACTCCGGCAGATCCATCTTGAGGTCGAGGACCGCTACGGGCGTCTGCCGCGCTCCGTCGAGGATCTTTTCGAATACGCACGACTTCGAAAACTCGGCGAGACGCTCGGCATCGTCTCGATCGACCGCAGCGGCAGCCAGATTGCAATGAAACTCGGTGAGGCCTCGCGCGTAAAGCCGGATGAGCTGATGCGGTTCTTAGACGGCACGCAAGGTGCTCTTTTCAGCCCGAACGGCATCCTGCGGGTACCGATCGAGGCCGGCGGTAGTGCGATCACGATCGCCATTGACGCCCTTCTCAGCGTTTCGGGGCGATCAAGCGGTTATTGA
- a CDS encoding peptidyl-prolyl cis-trans isomerase, producing MKSRLLMLAAAVMLGAVAVGAQETETKVVDEVVAQVNDGVITLSKVRREAKDIVDSRVAEGVKREQAQHDVDEKQGELIANLINEELLIQKAKELGLDGEVEAAINQRFLEIMRQGNMRTLDELYEAMRRQGVDPNEMREMWRKQAIRDKVIQREVQAKLYWEPTAKQIREYYEKNKAKFTKPEKVGLTELFLSFAGRDENQVRAKAAELAKQARAGADFAKLVAENSDRPDAAKTKGSVGVVPLRDLDPKFQAALKDVPAGGITDPVDMDNVGMVILRVDERQAASSESQFDEDAVRVEMMKEKYPDEAKKFMSKLRADAYIKINDTYRPIVSPILFADERKDHSPN from the coding sequence ATGAAAAGCCGCCTACTAATGCTTGCTGCGGCAGTGATGCTCGGAGCGGTTGCCGTCGGTGCCCAAGAAACCGAAACGAAGGTTGTGGATGAGGTCGTCGCACAGGTAAATGACGGCGTGATCACGCTTTCAAAGGTGCGCCGCGAGGCGAAGGACATCGTTGACAGCAGAGTTGCGGAAGGCGTCAAGCGTGAACAAGCCCAACACGATGTCGATGAAAAGCAAGGCGAACTGATCGCCAACCTCATCAACGAAGAGCTGCTTATCCAGAAGGCAAAGGAACTCGGCCTTGACGGTGAGGTCGAGGCCGCGATAAATCAACGCTTCCTCGAAATAATGAGGCAAGGCAATATGCGCACGCTGGATGAATTGTATGAAGCAATGCGCCGCCAGGGCGTCGATCCTAATGAAATGCGTGAAATGTGGCGGAAACAGGCGATCCGTGACAAGGTGATCCAGCGGGAGGTGCAGGCAAAACTCTATTGGGAGCCGACTGCGAAGCAGATCCGCGAGTATTACGAGAAGAACAAAGCGAAGTTCACCAAACCTGAGAAGGTCGGCCTCACCGAGCTGTTCCTGAGCTTTGCGGGCCGTGACGAAAATCAAGTGAGGGCAAAGGCCGCTGAATTGGCAAAGCAAGCCCGTGCGGGTGCCGACTTCGCCAAGTTGGTCGCAGAGAATTCCGATCGGCCTGACGCCGCAAAGACAAAGGGCAGCGTCGGCGTGGTGCCTTTGCGTGATCTTGATCCGAAGTTTCAGGCAGCGCTGAAAGATGTGCCGGCCGGCGGTATCACTGACCCCGTTGATATGGATAACGTCGGTATGGTGATACTTCGGGTTGACGAGCGTCAAGCGGCATCGAGTGAATCGCAGTTTGACGAGGATGCCGTGCGGGTCGAAATGATGAAGGAAAAATATCCTGACGAGGCGAAGAAATTTATGTCGAAGCTGCGTGCCGATGCATATATCAAGATCAACGACACATACCGCCCGATCGTCTCGCCGATCCTCTTTGCGGACGAACGTAAGGATCATTCGCCGAACTGA
- the dusB gene encoding tRNA dihydrouridine synthase DusB — protein sequence MQPFFIRDIKIDPPLILSPMAGVTDRVFRRLIKRRGGVGLVVSEFISVEGLTRNNPKSKRQMRFDEDERPFAVQIFGGRPERMALGAEMAEEIGADIVDVNCGCPAPKVVKNGGGSGLLREPKLLGSILNEIKRSISIPLTLKVRTGYSDASINVIEVAKMAEQCGVEHIQVHGRTREQGYKGLANWDIIRQVKEAVSVPVSGNGDVTTIEYGLKKWRETGVDGILIGRGAMQNPWIFRQFADVLDGRIPSQPDVEEKKAVLLEFFGMCLEEMPEMVSLGKMKQLAGQFTKGLVGGAQFRQTLYHSHSADEILDNIDNYFRTLERGDVFGDGAVEADADLVLDSCDAALPSIIETGVSRTAGAEV from the coding sequence GTGCAACCGTTCTTCATCCGAGACATCAAGATCGACCCGCCGCTCATCCTTTCACCGATGGCGGGCGTGACGGACCGCGTCTTTCGCCGGCTGATAAAACGCCGCGGCGGCGTCGGCCTTGTTGTCTCAGAATTCATCTCGGTCGAGGGCCTGACACGCAATAATCCTAAGTCGAAGCGTCAGATGCGCTTTGACGAGGATGAACGTCCGTTCGCAGTGCAGATCTTCGGCGGCCGGCCTGAAAGGATGGCTCTCGGTGCCGAGATGGCAGAAGAGATAGGAGCCGACATCGTTGATGTGAATTGCGGCTGTCCCGCTCCGAAGGTCGTAAAGAACGGCGGCGGTTCGGGACTTTTGCGTGAGCCGAAACTGCTGGGATCGATCCTGAACGAAATAAAGCGTTCGATTTCGATACCGCTGACGCTAAAGGTGCGTACGGGCTACAGCGATGCGTCGATCAATGTCATTGAGGTCGCAAAAATGGCGGAGCAGTGCGGCGTCGAGCATATTCAGGTGCATGGGCGAACGCGCGAGCAAGGCTACAAAGGCCTTGCGAATTGGGACATCATTCGTCAGGTCAAGGAGGCCGTAAGTGTGCCTGTTTCGGGAAACGGAGATGTTACAACCATAGAATACGGGCTGAAAAAGTGGCGCGAGACTGGCGTTGACGGCATACTGATCGGGCGCGGTGCGATGCAAAATCCATGGATATTTCGGCAATTTGCCGACGTTCTCGATGGCAGAATACCGTCTCAGCCCGATGTCGAAGAAAAAAAGGCCGTGCTGCTCGAGTTCTTCGGAATGTGTCTGGAGGAAATGCCGGAGATGGTCAGCCTCGGCAAGATGAAGCAGCTTGCCGGACAATTCACAAAAGGGCTTGTCGGCGGTGCTCAGTTTCGGCAGACGCTCTATCATTCGCACTCAGCCGACGAGATACTGGACAACATCGATAACTATTTTCGGACGCTTGAACGCGGTGATGTGTTCGGCGACGGTGCTGTCGAAGCGGACGCCGACCTTGTCCTTGATTCGTGCGATGCTGCATTGCCTTCGATCATCGAAACCGGCGTTTCACGGACGGCGGGTGCAGAAGTATGA
- a CDS encoding DUF4920 domain-containing protein: MKKLILICGILTAFAMVSFAQENMAEKAKPTEADMNAAIPAGSYLKRGAAIGNSKKVSLNKVLADPSKYAGKTIRIEGVVVRSCKNEGCWAEVAQTKDSKSIRVNMKDHSFFIPLKSAGANARAEGTVQVKTITKAKADHMEAEDGAKLGSRNADGSITEVSFEATGIELTQGGK; this comes from the coding sequence ATGAAAAAACTTATTTTGATATGCGGAATTTTGACGGCGTTCGCAATGGTGTCGTTCGCCCAGGAAAATATGGCGGAAAAGGCTAAGCCTACCGAAGCGGATATGAACGCGGCGATCCCCGCCGGCAGTTATCTGAAGCGGGGTGCCGCGATCGGCAATTCGAAGAAGGTCAGCCTCAACAAGGTGCTTGCCGACCCGTCGAAATATGCGGGCAAGACCATCCGCATCGAGGGCGTTGTTGTGCGTTCGTGCAAGAATGAAGGCTGTTGGGCAGAGGTGGCGCAGACCAAGGATTCAAAGAGCATTCGTGTGAATATGAAGGATCATTCATTCTTCATTCCGCTCAAGTCGGCCGGAGCGAATGCCCGTGCCGAGGGAACTGTTCAGGTAAAGACCATCACAAAAGCGAAGGCCGACCACATGGAAGCCGAGGACGGAGCCAAACTCGGAAGCCGGAATGCCGACGGCAGCATCACCGAAGTTTCATTCGAGGCGACCGGCATCGAGCTGACACAGGGCGGAAAGTAG
- a CDS encoding amidohydrolase, which yields MKKLALLPAIVMLLAVWLSARPLKADIVVVNANIHTMDTARPLARSLAVLGGKIVRVGSDADTKPLIGPATRVIDAGGKTVIPGFNDAHLHFISGGMQLGLIDLRDARSREEFAARIKEYSAKLKPGEWILGGNWDHENWTPNDLPTRQLIDAAAPNNPVFVERLDGHMGVANSLALKLAGVTKETKDVDGGLIVRDANGEPTGVLKDTAMGIVDRIIPPSSTAQLTAAAIAATDHAASLGVTSVQDMSAGKAVSIYQELIRAGRLKTRIYAGNALFDRQGLEDVGLQSAFGSPMLRVGSLKGFADGSLGSRTAWFFEPYNDDPSTSGIPRAEVLTTMKAAVADADKHGLQVMIHAIGDRSNATILDIYESVIREDGPRDRRFRIEHSQHLRPQDIPRFAKLGVVASMQPVHLTDDGRWAVDRLGSERLKGAYAFRSLLDSGAHLAFGTDWSVAPLNPLFGIQAAVTRRTTDGKNPNGWFPEQKITVDDAVRCYTLGSAYAEFQEDVKGTLSEGKLADLIVLSDDIFTINPAKIGEAKVLMTVVDGRVVYEAKK from the coding sequence ATGAAAAAGTTGGCCTTGCTTCCGGCGATAGTGATGCTGCTTGCGGTATGGCTCAGCGCCCGGCCGCTAAAGGCCGATATTGTCGTAGTAAATGCGAATATTCACACGATGGACACGGCGCGGCCGCTTGCCCGTTCGCTTGCGGTCCTTGGCGGCAAGATCGTCCGTGTAGGCAGTGATGCTGACACGAAGCCGCTGATCGGCCCGGCAACCCGCGTCATTGACGCAGGCGGCAAGACCGTCATTCCGGGCTTTAATGATGCTCATTTGCACTTCATTTCCGGCGGTATGCAACTCGGGCTGATTGACCTTCGTGATGCAAGGTCGCGCGAGGAGTTCGCGGCGAGAATAAAAGAGTACTCCGCAAAACTCAAGCCCGGCGAATGGATCCTCGGGGGTAATTGGGACCACGAGAATTGGACTCCCAACGATCTGCCGACCCGGCAGTTGATAGATGCCGCCGCGCCGAACAATCCTGTCTTTGTCGAGAGGCTTGACGGACACATGGGAGTTGCGAACAGCCTTGCGCTGAAGCTCGCCGGTGTGACAAAAGAAACAAAGGATGTTGACGGCGGCCTGATCGTGCGGGATGCGAACGGCGAGCCGACGGGTGTTTTGAAAGATACGGCAATGGGCATTGTTGACCGTATCATTCCGCCGTCCTCGACCGCACAGTTGACGGCAGCTGCTATTGCCGCAACGGATCATGCCGCAAGCCTCGGCGTAACCAGCGTACAGGATATGTCGGCAGGCAAGGCTGTGAGTATTTATCAAGAATTGATCCGTGCCGGCAGACTCAAGACACGCATTTATGCGGGCAACGCACTCTTTGATCGGCAGGGCCTTGAGGATGTCGGCCTTCAGTCGGCATTCGGCAGCCCTATGCTGCGTGTCGGTTCGCTCAAAGGCTTTGCTGACGGCAGTTTAGGCTCGCGAACCGCATGGTTCTTTGAGCCGTATAACGATGACCCGTCAACAAGCGGCATTCCGCGTGCCGAAGTGCTGACCACAATGAAGGCCGCGGTCGCAGATGCGGACAAGCACGGCCTTCAGGTGATGATCCACGCGATCGGCGACCGTTCCAACGCAACGATACTCGACATTTATGAGAGCGTTATTCGTGAGGACGGGCCGCGCGACCGCCGCTTCCGTATTGAACATTCGCAGCATCTGCGGCCGCAGGATATACCGCGTTTTGCAAAACTCGGGGTCGTCGCATCGATGCAGCCGGTGCATCTGACCGATGACGGACGTTGGGCTGTCGATCGGCTCGGCAGTGAACGGCTCAAGGGAGCATATGCTTTCCGTTCGCTGCTCGATTCCGGTGCACACCTTGCATTCGGCACCGATTGGTCGGTTGCGCCGCTCAACCCGCTGTTCGGTATTCAGGCCGCGGTAACGCGGCGGACGACCGACGGAAAGAACCCGAACGGCTGGTTCCCCGAGCAAAAGATCACGGTGGATGATGCCGTTCGGTGTTATACTCTCGGTTCGGCCTATGCCGAGTTTCAAGAGGATGTGAAGGGCACGCTTTCGGAAGGAAAGCTCGCCGACCTGATCGTCCTTTCAGATGATATATTTACCATCAACCCCGCAAAGATCGGCGAGGCAAAGGTGCTCATGACCGTGGTTGACGGTAGAGTGGTTTACGAGGCAAAAAAGTAA